TGGTGATCAAAGCATCGCCTGACACGACAATCGGGCGATTGGTAAGGGTGTGGGGGCAGATGGGAGTAATCACCAGGCAATCCAGCTGCGGGTGGATGATCGGGCCGTTGGCGGAAAGGGAATAACCGGTTGAACCGGTGGGAGTGGAGATGATAAGGCCATCGGCCTTGAAAGTGGTCAGATAGCGGCCATCGACCTCAGTTTCCAGATCGATAATCCTGGCCAGCGCCCCCTTGTTGATAACCACATCGTTCAGGACCTGGCGGCCTTCGATCTCAGCCCCGCCCCGGTGCAGGGAAACACGCAGCATCATCCGCTCAGATACCTCGTAATCCCCCTTCAGACATCGTTCCAGAGCAGGATACATCTCTGTCAGGGTGATTTCCGTGAGAAAGCCCAGGCTTCCCAGATTGACGCCGAGAATCGGCACTTGCCTGTCTCCCACCAGTCGGGCCACAGAGATCAAGGTTCCATCGCCACCCAATACCACCACCAGATCGGCCTGCTCGGGAATATCATCTCTTTTCGCGGTATATGAGCAGCTGATGTGTTTTGCCAGATGCGGTTCCACCAGGGGAGAAAGCCCCCTTGCCAAAAGCCATTCGACCAGCTCTTCAGCTATTCCCACGCAGCGGGGGTCATGTACCTTGGCAAAGATTGCTATTTTTTTCATGGCGCAAGCCTTTATCTATGGTATAAAAAATAAGGCTTTACTAGCACATATAAACCACCATGTCCAATGGAAACTCCATGGCAGCAAGAGTTCCGGACAAAGGGCAAGCCTATGAACGAATATGATGCCAACCCGGCACCTGAACTTGATAACCTCATCCTCATCATCAAATCCTTCCTCGAACATATCGAATACACCCTGGGCAAAGATAAATATACCGCCACCCGATACGATGCCTTCAACGCCCTGGCCTACGCCGTGCGGGACAAGCTTGTGGAACGCTGGCTCGATACCCAGCAGGCCTACTACAATAGTGACAACAAGCGGGTCTATTATATCTCCATGGAATTCCTCATCGGACGGTCCCTGATCAACAGTCTGATCAACCTGGATATCCTGGAGGATTTCAGGGAGGCTATCACCTCCCTAGGCTATGACTTCGAAGAGATCTTTGACGAAGAGCAGGAAGCCGGTCTCGGCAATGGCGGCCTGGGGCGCCTGGCCGCCTGCTTCCTCGATTCCATGGCCACCATGTCCATCCCGGCATACGGCTATGGCATTCGCTATGAATACGGCATCTTCCGCCAGAAGATCGTCGACGGCGCCCAGATGGAACTCCCCGACAACTGGCTCCGTTACCGCAATCCGTGGGAACTGGACCGCCAGGAGCACCTGCATCCGGTAAAATTTTATGGACGGGTCCTCACCACCACCAACAAATTCGGCAAAACCGTCAGCGAATGGGTCGATACGGAAGATGTCATGGCCATGGCCTACGATACGCCCATTCCCGGCTACAAGAACAACTCGGTCAACACCATGCGCCTGTGGAGCGCCAAGTCAAGCCGTGACTTCGACCTCAAGTTCTTCAACGAGGGGAACTACATCCGCGCCGTGGAAAAGAAGATGCAGACGGAAACCATCTCCAAGGTGCTCTATCCGGCCGACAACGTTATCGAGGGTAAGGAGCTGCGTTTCAAGCAGGAATATTTTCTCGCTTCGGCAACCATCCATGATGTCCTCTACCGCTTCAAGAAAAAGCACACCGATCTCAGGCTCCTGCCCGACAAGGTGGCCATTCAGTTGAACGATACCCATCCTGCCCTGGCCATTCCTGAACTGATGCGGGTGCTGCTGGACCTGGAAAACGTGGACTGGGACGATGCTTGGCAGATCACCAGGAAAACCTTCGCCTATACCAATCACACCATACTGCCGGAAGCCCTCGAACAATGGCCGGTCTGGTTCTTCGAGCAGATCCTCCCCCGGCACCTGCAGATCATTTTCGACATCAACAAGTATTTTCTGGAAGAGGTTGCAAAACAGTTCCCAGGCGATAACGCACGCCTGGCCCGCATGTCCATCGTGGAAGAGCACTGGGAGCGGAAGATCCGCATGGCCCACCTGGCCATCGTCGGCAGCCATTCGGTCAACGGCGTTGCCGCACTGCATAGCGAAATCCTCAAACATCAGCTGTTCCGGGATTTCTACGAGATGTACCCGGAGCGGTTCAACAACAAGACCAACGGCATAACCCAACGGCGCTGGTTGAAGATGTCCAACCCTTCCCTTTCCGAGCTGATCGGCGAATATATCGGGGATGGCTGGGTCACCGACCTCTATGAGCTGGAAAAATTGCGAGCGGTCGCCACCGAACCGGAATTCGCAGCCAGATGGCAGGCAGTGAAAAAGCTCAACAAGGAGAAGCTGGCGGCTTACATCCTTAAACACAACTGCATCCAGGTCAACGTTGATTCCATTTTCGACTGCCAGGTAAAGCGGATCCACGAATACAAGCGGCAGCTGTTGAACGTGCTTCACGTTATCACCATGTACAACCGGATCAAGGAAAACCCGGCAGGCGACTTCGTTCCCCGCACCTTCATCTTCAGCGGCAAGGCAGCCCCCGCCTATGTCACCGCCAAGCTGATCATCCGCCTCATCAACGCCGTCGCCACTATTGTCAACAACGATCCGGAGGTGGGCGACCGGATGAAGGTGGTTTTTCTCGCCAACTACAGCGTCTCCCTGGCCGAACATATCTTCCCGGCGGCAGACCTGTCCGAACAGATCTCCACCGCAGGCACCGAGGCCTCCGGAACCGGCAACATGAAGTTCGCCCTGAACGGCTCCCTCACCATCGGCACCCTGGACGGCGCCAATATCGAGATCATGGAAGAGGTGGGGAGAGAAAACATCTTCATCTTCGGCCTGACCACGGACGAGGTCAACAATACCAGGAACAAGGGCTACAATCCCCGTGACTATTACAGCAAACTGCCGGCATTGCGAAGGGTGCTGGACCAGATCGCCGGCGGGTTCTTCTCTCCCGGCGCCCCCGACCTTTTCCGTCCCATCGTCGACCTGCTGCTGAATCAGGGAGATTACTACATGCTGCTGGCCGACTACACCTCCTACATCGCCTGCCAGGATGAGGTAAGCAAGCTTTACCGGGACCAGAACGAATGGACCCGGCGGGCAATCCTCAATACCGCCGGCATGGGCAAATTCTCCAGCGACCGGACCATTGCCGAGTACGCCAGAGATATCTGGGGGATCAGCCCGGTTTGTGTCAAGGGTGCCGAATCGCGCCAGCATGGTGACAGTTCCGCCCATGGATCTTTTTGACCGCAGGGCGGCGGAAGATGCCGCCAAGGAAGCCCCCCTCGCAGAAAAGATGCGGCCACGGACCATTGCCGAATATGTGGGGCAGGAACAGCTTCTTGGGGAAGGCAAGCTGCTGCGGCGGCTGATCGAAAGCGACCAGCTGACTTCCCTCATCTTCTGGGGTCCTCCCGGCTCGGGCAAAACCACCCTGGCCCGCGTCATCGCTGGTGCCACCAGTTCCCACTTCATCTTCTTTTCCGCCATCCTCTCCGGTATCAAGGAGATCCGCGAGATCGTCAAGGAAGCGGAGGAAGTGCGCAAGTTCCAGGGCAGAAGAACCATTCTCTTCGTCGATGAAATCCATCGTTTCAACAAGAGCCAGCAGGATGCCTTTCTCCCCTATGTGGAAAAAGGTGTTTTCACCATCATCGGCGCCACCACCGAAAATCCCTCCTTTGAAGTGATCGCCCCGCTCCTTTCACGGTGCAAGGTGCTGGTGCTCAATACCCTGAGCGAGGAAGAGCTGCAGAAGATCATCCGCAACGCCCTTACCGACCGTGAACGGGGGTTAGGCAATCTGGACCTTGCCATTACCGATGATGCCTTGAGCTACATGGCCGAGCAGGCCGGAGGCGACGGCAGGGTCGCCCTCAACACCCTGGAAACGGCAGCGCGACTGGCAGAGAACGGCACGATCACCATTGAAAATGTCCGGGAGGCGGTGCAGAAGAAACCGCTCCTCTACGACAAGGGGGGAGAGGAGCATTACAATGTCATCTCCGCCTTCATCAAGTCCATGCGGGGCAGCGACCCGGACGCCGCCGTCTATTGGCTGGCAAGGCTCATCGAGGCGGGGGAGGATCCTCTCTTCATCCTGCGCCGCATGGTAATACTCGCTTCCGAAGATATCGGCAACGCCGATCCCCGCGCCCTGCAGGTGGTAGTGTCTGCTCTCCAGGCTTTTCAGATGGTGGGGATGCCGGAGGGACGCATCATCCTTTCCCAGGCGGTCACCTACCTGGCCACCGCCCCCAAGTCAAATGCCTCATATCTGGCAATAGACGAGGCACTGGCCGAAGTTAGGAAGAGCGGAGCCCAGCCGGTCCCTATGCATATCCGCAATGCGCCTACCAAGCTGATGAAGGATCTGGGCTACCACGCCGGCTACCGCTATGCCCATGACTTTGCGGGTGGATACGTGGAGCAGGACTACCTGCCCGAGCGGCTCAAGGGACGGGAGTATTACCGTCCCGCCGGCTATGGCTACGAGAAGGCCATCAAGGAGCGGATGGAGTGGCTGAAAGGAAAGAAGGAGGATTCATGAGGAAAATCGGCATTCTAACCAGCGGCGGCGACTGTTCAGGGATGAACGCTGCCATCCGCAGCGCGGTACGGAGCGGCCTGCGAAATAATGTGGAAATGGTGGGGTTTCGCAAGGGATACGTGGGACTTATGAAACCCGATTACATCACCCTCGATTCCAAGGCAGTCTCCGGCATCCTCCACCGGGGGGGAACGTTCCTCCAGTCGGCACGCTCGCCCGAATTTCGCACCATTGAAGGGCAGCAGCAGGCCCTGGCCAACCTGAAAAACCTGGGGGTGGAAGGGTTGATCATCCTCGGGGGTGACGGTTCCCTGACGGGAGCATTGGCGCTGCACAACCTGGGCTTTCCGGTTATCGGCATTCCCGCCAGCATCGACAACGATATTCCCTTCACTGATATGGCCCTTGGGGTGGATACGGCGCTCAACAACATCATCTACGCAGTGGACTGCATCAAGGACACCGCCAGCTCCCACGCCCGTGCCTTCGTCATCGAGGTCATGGGGCGCAACTCCGGTTACCTGGCCAGTATCAGCGCCATAGCAGCCGGCGCCGAATACGCCCTGGTGCCGGAGCGGGATTTCGACCTCTCCGAAATCTGCCAGCAGTTGCGGGCCCGCTACGAAGAAGGACGGGACAACGCCATCATCATTCTCGCCGAAGGGGCGGGCAACGCCCACCAGATCGCCGACAGCATCAAGGACGCCATCGGCTTCGAAACCAGGGTAACGGTGCTGGGCCACTACCAGCGGGGCGGCGCACCCACCGTCTTCGACCGGCTCCTGGCGAGCCGCCTGGGAAAAAATGCCGTGGATTTGCTTCTCAAAGGGGAAAAAGGGCTGATGGTGGGTCTCTCCAACAACTCCATCATCACCACCTCCCTGGAGGACGTGGTCAAGGGGGAAAAAAAGCCACACGATGAGATGCTGCGGCTGGCGGAGGTGTTGGGGATATAGCAGACTGTTCGAAACTGTTGCTGATTGTATAAAAAGACATAACTACGGGCGGGGGATTTGGATTCCCCGCCCGTTTCTCTTTTCCTACTGCATAACCCTGATCAGATCGACCCCTTCGAAGACCACAGAGCCGACCTTGCCGGTAACATGCACCGGAACCCTGTCACCGCTCGGCAGCAGGTTAATCACCTCGCTCCGCCTGAACTTCACCATCAGATCTTTGATGCCGTCCTTGTCGCAATCGCCGACGGCGTAGGGACGAAGCTCTGCCGATATTGCCCCTTCAAGCCTGATGGATGCAATGTCGATGTCTGAAGGATTGTAGCCCTCCGGCAGTTCGATGCGCACGGTGACCCAGGTGCCGTTGCTCTTGGGATTGAGGGTATCGGGGTCGAAGTCGATGGTGGCGCCTATGCTTGTCACCGGCAAATGCACGGTGAAGCTCGCCATATGGGACCAGGCACCGTAGAGGGCACCGTCGAATGCCCTGGCACGCCACTGGTATGCGGTGTTGTCGGTAAGGGGTGTATTCAGGGTAACGGAGGTCATCCCTGAGGCGTCCTGGGGGATGCCTGTGACTGTCGCTGCCAGTGTCGGGCCCGCATAGATCTCGAAGTCGTAGCCTTGTATGGAGCTGTCGGGATCTGCGGCATTGGCAATGGTCAGGGTCGGTGTCGGCGTTGAAACACTGCTCCCTTCGGCAGGCAAGGCCGGTTTAGGTGCGCCGGGGGCATCGTTGGCGGTGTTGACCATGAAGCTCATCGCTTGAGTCCATTTATCGCTGGTGAGGTAACCATCGAAGGCGCGCGCCCGCCAGTAATAGGTCTGGTTCTCCGTCAGTGTCACCGGAACCGTCCAACTGGTGACTGCGGCTGTCTCAATGACACCGGCTGCCCGGCTGACGAGGCTGGTCAAGGCAGCATCGGCATAGACCTCAAACTCGTAGGTCAGTGGATCATGGTCAAGGTCGGCGGCATTGTGCACCGACAAGGTCGGGCTGTATTGATTCACCCCTGCCCCATCGGAGGGATTGGCCGGTGTGGGAGTCGTGGGTGGATCGTTGACGGTATTGGCAAAGAAGCTGATGGTTTCCGACCAGGTGCTTTCCGCTGCCCCGTCACTTGCCTTGGCGCGAAGGTAATAACGGGTGTTGTCCGAAAGACCGCTCAGATTCCAGGTGGTGCTCCCCTCCCCTTGGGGAATGCTGCCTGAGCGGACGATATTAGGCGAATCGAAGGTCGGTACCGTATCCGCTTCGAAGAAATAGGTAATGACAGACGAATCGGGATCGGTGCTGTTGGTGACGACCACATGGGTTGTCAAAGCGGCCACAGTCGAGCCGTTGAGGGGTGCCGTGATGACCGGTGTCGTCGGGGCATCGTTGGCGGTGTTGACCTGGAAGCGCACCGTTTGCGACCAGGGTCCTTCCATCTGCCAGTCGTCGGCCTGGGCTCGCCAATGGTACCAGCCGTTCTCCTGGAGGGTCACAGGTACGGTCCAGGAGGTGGTCGCTTCTCCGGAAGCAACGCCGGGGGTTGAGGCTATGATGTTGGTGAACTCGGGATCCAGTGCGACGGCGAAGTTGTAGGTGAGGCTGGTGCTGTCGGGGTCTGAAGAGTTGTTGATGGTCAGCGTTGGACTTGACAGTGCCACAGCGGTACCGTCTGCAGGGGCGGAAACGGTCGGCGCTGTCGGGGGATCGTTGATGGTGTTGACCCGGAAGGAGACGGCAGGCATCCACGGGCCGTACAGTTTGCCGTCAAAGGCACGGGAGCGCCAGTAGTATGTCTGGTTCTCAATCAGAGCTGCCGGCGTCCAGATGGTCATGTTTGCGGTTTCCGGTGCCTGTCCGGAGGCGGCAAGGTTGGTCAGGCCGCTGTCGGTGTAGACCTCGAATTGATAGGTGAGCCGGTCGTCGTTGGGATCGGCGGCATTGCTGACGGTAAGCTGCGGCGTCAGGGTTTCCACGTCGGCTCCACTAATTGGGCTTACCAGCGCCGGGGCCGAAGGTGCGCCTTCCACGCGGAAATAGGTGCCGGCGAGGGTTTCCTCTACCCCGTCGATGGTTGCTCGCAGGATAACCAGGTAGTCCTTGGCGCCGTAGTTCTGGGTATCGATTTGGCCGGTTCCTGAATGGATTTGCCCCATGGCGAGGCTGGCCGTGTCGGGGATGGGGTTATAGGTGGTCTGGTCGCTTATGTTGATCGTCTGCACTGACAGGGGGATGTTGACAAGGTCCGTGTTCCCGATGTTGGTAACGGTGTATGAAACGGCTACCGGTTCTCCGGTCAGGATGCTCTGCTTGTCGAGGGTTACCTGTCCTTTCAGGAGAGCGGTGGGCTTCGTGATGCTGCCAATGACCAGATTACAGGTGGATTTGGTGATAACGGTGCCGGTGTTGTTCAGGATCTGCATTGTTACCAGGTAGGTTGCCGCCGGGTTGGCTCCCACGTTCCAGTATTTATTGATGGTGGTGGTTTGGCCCTGGTTAAGCTGGGGGATAGAAGTCGTATCGGTGTAGAGGGCCTGCCCCTGGCTGTTGGTGATGGTTACCAGCAAGGAGAGGTTCTCCATGTAGGTGTTTGCTGTAAGCGTTCCTGTCAGATTTGCCTGATCATTGGGGTTGTAGGCGATCTTGTCGGTGACTATTTTGCCGGTAACGCTGGCGGCTATTGGCGGTGCGGTGTACGCCACGGTTTTGGTGAGGGTCCGGCTCAGGTCGCCGGTGATGGTGAAGGTGTAGGTAGTGTCGGCTGCGATCTGTTGAGTGTACTGGACCGATCTTGTCTCTCCGGCAGGGATGGTTATTGTCTCTGCCGTGGTATCGAATGATTTGGCAACGGCAATGACCGCTTCTATCTTGCCGCTGTTGGTGAGGACAAGGCTCACCTGGAACGGGTCGGCTCCTGCGCTGTCGGGGGCGGTGAGTGCCGCAGTGACCATGGGGCTTGACGCTTCATATTGTTCGGTGATGTCGGCAATGATGACACTATTCTGGGTTACCGCTCCTTTGAGCGTATAAATGCCGTCGCTGCCTGCTGTGGTGGTAAAGCTGAACGGACGGCTGCCGTTGGCCGCAATGTCGAAGGTGTCAGTATAGAGGGTTGCCCCTTGGTTATCCTTCACCTGCAGGGCAAGGGCTGCTGCCAGGCTGGTGATGTTCCTGACTTCGCCGCTTATGGTCACTGTTTCGCCCGGTTTGTAGATCTTCTTGTCGGGTGAGAGAAGTAGCTGGAAGTTCCCCTGTTCGATGTAGAAGGGGTATTCGGCGGAGGCAACGGCTTGTCCGGTGCTGGAGGTGAGGGTGCCCTGGAAGTAGAGCTTGCCCAGAACACCCAGGGTGCCGATGGTTTTATTCAGGTCAGCGACGGCTACTGGAGCAAGATCGACGGGCACGTCCGTCTGCCAGAGCACTTCGCCCGGGTCGGCCAGGTAGGTGACGGTGAGATCGTTGAGCAGTGGCGTTACATTGGTATCGGTTGTAGCCAGCGTGGCCTCCACCTCGATCCACCGGGCGGCGGGATTAGTGATTGGTGAACCGCTTGCGGTGATGTAGTCGCTCCAGATGGCGGTGGTGAGGCCGGCTTCGGTGTCGGCGGTGCGGGTGCGGAATTTGATGGAGGTGCCGGTGGGTTGGGTGGTGTTAAAATTTATTTTCCCCCAACTGGTATTCGCCGCGCCAGAGTCTTGCTTTAAAGTCACTACTCCTGCACTGGCATATACACCGTTTTCTGTATAAAAAGCATCTACATCAACAGATGCTGACTCATCAAGTAAGGTATCAGCATTCGTAGTTAAAATTCTGATAGTTGCTGGTCCGGTTTCCATGCCAGATTTCAAATGATATGTGCTCCACATAGCACCATCCCAGTACTCTGCGTAGGCAGAGGTTCCCGTTCTTCGAAGCTTGAAATAGCCAGAAACCCAGTTACTCGGGGGTACACTAGAAGCCCACCAGTTACTATTAATATAGGAGTTAGCCTGCAGTTGAGGAAGTTTTGATGGATAAATGTTTGTCTCATAAAGCCAAAAACCTGATGAAGGACCCGTCTTGGCCGTGAGGTAATGGCCTATATCCCCTTCCGGATGCGATCTAACGACGGTGAATTTAGCGTTTTTATACTTTTCAATGGCTGCAAAATCACCTGGCAGGGAAGCTTTTAAAAAAACAGAAGTCGCGCCATTACCATCACTTTTTTGATGCATAAGACCGTTAGCTTCAGTTGGCAAGTAAACTCCAGCGGATCTCCATCTATCCTCATTCAGCACTCCATCGTCAAAATTATCATTCAGTGGTAGTAGTCTAGCCGAGTCCACTGTCTGGTTTACTGTCATGATCCGGCCGGAGCTGATTTTGAAATTATCCCAATGAGTTTCAACAGGGTTATTATACCCATTGTTGGTGGTCCACAGTCTTACATTTAAGGGGCCATCCCAAATATTTGTTGACCATAGTTGTTTCCAGGCACCATTTTCCCAGCAATATGCAATTGCTGTAGTCCCATTTCTAGTAATTCGAAGCTTACCGCTGGAATCGGTTGTACTAAGATTAGGGCTATGATTCCATGAACTTCCATTCCAATAATCGGCACTATAAACATTCTGGCCATAGGATATTTTGCGTTCTACACGAAACTCACGATTTGCTGCCTCGATCCTGAGTAAGGCCCAGAACTCACCAGAAGAAGGGTTTACCAAGCTAAAATCAACCTGAACATCGAAATCACCTTGTAATTGAGAAGAAGCGTTTCCCACAAGACTCGCATATCCCGCCCCCGGACCTGCCGATTGTATTAAAACACCGGTGCTTTCTTGTTGTTTACTGGTGCCATAGTTGTCTTCTACCCATTTACCTGTGTCAATACGATCATCGTCAAAATCATCATCCGGAATAATCCAGTCATTGACCCCGTAGGTGTCCACCCCATTACGCACACCGGTCTGGAAATCGGCTTGGGTAATCCAGGTCTTCTGCTTGTAGCTCCCCGGCCCGGTGACCACCTGCAGATGCACATTCCCCCCCTGCAAGGGGGTGCCGGTGTTGGTTATTGCGCCGAGGCCGGTGATGTTCTCGGTTGCCAGATAGACCTCTTTATCTGTTTGCATCTGAAGGCTGGCTTTTATCCCAGCGATGCTGAGTGCATAGGGAACAATTTTTTCTACAGTTGTTTTACCATCCTTGAATTGGACGTTGAGGGTATAGGTACCATCCACAGCACCGACCGGAATGGGCAGGCCAAGGGGAATAGAAGACCCAGCTACTGCAATCTCGGTAGCTGATTTTTCGGCAATGAGTGTTGCCTTTGCATCATAAAGGCTGGCTTGGTAGTCAACTGGTGTATCAATGCCGCCGGTATTTGCAATTACCACTGTAATTGTATTTCCGGCGCTATAGGCGGTCTTGGCCACTGTTGAGGTCAAGGATGATTCCGGAACAGCCCAGAAGGCTTTTTCCGTAACCTCTGATCCGGAAGGAAGGCGAAGAGTAACGGTGGCAGGATGTAGACCGGCATTTACCGTTTCCGGAACTGGGAAACTGTAGATGACTGCAGTGCCAGAAGCCGAAATACCTGCAGGAAGAAATTTGGTTTCAGTATAGGTTGCATCCGGGATGGATACGGTGGCAGTTAATCCGGTATCGAGGCTGAACTTACCGGTGTTGGTTATGACAACGGTGAGATTGCCTGCTTCCCTGATGCGATAGGTGCTTTTATCGAAGGAAGCATTAATGTCAACGGTATTGGTCAGCACCACTTCAACCGGCTTGATCGTTCTGGTTTCATCGCTCAGGATATAGGACAGGGTATAGGTACCCAATTTCAGAACTGCAGTACTCACATTATAGGTAAGCATCTTGCTCTCAGCCAATGCAAGGCTCAAGGCCTGGGAGGAGCTATATGCCACCTGCCCATCCGGGTCTTTCAGGGTGACGGCCAGGACGCCTGACGATACGGGAATGGTACCGGTATTGGTCAGGTTGAATGTCACGGTATTGGTGGTGGAGAAGGTGGTCGGCAATGTTGGGCTTATGGATACTTCACTAACGGCAGAACCGAAGCTGTTCGAAGCGGTTTGCATGATATTACCGGCCTCGGAGTATAGCTCGGCCTGGATCAGATAATTTCCAGACACTGCATTTTGCGGCATGACAAAGCTGACAGTCTGTGCAACATCGCCATCTGCCGCTAAACTCAGTGAAACTGTCGTATCGAATACTTTAGCGACATAGGGATCTAGTACCCTTACATGGAGGAGTGGCGAGAGGTCTAACGACTGCTTGTTGTGAATGTTTACCGTAACAGGGACGGTTTCTCCAGACTTGTAAAGCGCCTGGTCAACTTTGACAGTCATATCGGCAGAGGGGGTAATCATCATGGCAAGAGCGGGACTGAAGATGAACGTCTCACCAGGAGCGAGGGTACTGCCGATGCGGGCACTGAAATACCCTTCAGCACCTGCGGAAATGGTTACATCTCCAGGAGTTATGTCAGTAATTGCATAGGTTCCGCCTGCTAACGTCGCTGCTTTCAATGTTGTATTTCCGGTTGCTGTCTCCATTACGGCACCGGCAAATGGTGCATCGGAGCCGGCATTCCTCACCACGCCCTGCACGGATGCTGAAACAGTGCCGGTGGATAGGACAATTGTTCCGGCATTGGTAGTC
This region of Geotalea daltonii FRC-32 genomic DNA includes:
- a CDS encoding carboxypeptidase regulatory-like domain-containing protein translates to MLNRNLIIIVAIVFNLATFAHAQLPQIAGGLTFLTASQNPDGTWNTSTSEVETTAATVSVLETLKLLNQTASTSYTTGTSWLQALSPQPVDYIAERLRTLGLSDVTSLTPSVDGIKGGWGGDAGYETTLLDTAKALQALKSANYTDPTIINPALAYLTSSQNADGGWGFYAGDSSNVYMTAVVSATLQQFPQMTIIANAVAKATAFLIAHQNSDGGFGSSPSTVYETALAYVALAAVSNDATILGNAVNYLTTTQSANGSWNDDPYSTALALKALYFSENKPSPPPAPPLGATITGTVIDAVTKRPVSGVAVAIDGNTLFAATTDATGSFALADVPTGTQKLTFTLSGYAANSASTTAVAGATSSLGTISLLSAYSTGTIAGTVTDPTGKPLAGVAITVSGAWSGTATTGADGGFTFTYVTPGDVTITAEKAGYQALTSTGTVYARTTLTFSPRLSTSPPTATTGTLVGRVVDSFWGRPIGHLPEETGVQVIVSGGTSVSVEPEGGGYFTIANLQPGTYQVVVGMHGFASHTFRVVISAGTTTDLGTIRLEMSFLMTLTGKVTDAKSGLPIPGAEVMVQPGNLTSRTDFAGTYAIADINDAEITVKAFSVGYVGKSYTVGKQPWLQTMDIALTPLVTNGGISGTVVDAVTSLPLAGVALSLTNDPKVSTVTNSTGTFALNGIHYGMQQITVALDGYTPRTLKTYITAGATTNAGTIVLSTGTVSASVQGVVRNAGSDAPFAGAVMETATGNTTLKAATLAGGTYAITDITPGDVTISAGAEGYFSARIGSTLAPGETFIFSPALAMMITPSADMTVKVDQALYKSGETVPVTVNIHNKQSLDLSPLLHVRVLDPYVAKVFDTTVSLSLAADGDVAQTVSFVMPQNAVSGNYLIQAELYSEAGNIMQTASNSFGSAVSEVSISPTLPTTFSTTNTVTFNLTNTGTIPVSSGVLAVTLKDPDGQVAYSSSQALSLALAESKMLTYNVSTAVLKLGTYTLSYILSDETRTIKPVEVVLTNTVDINASFDKSTYRIREAGNLTVVITNTGKFSLDTGLTATVSIPDATYTETKFLPAGISASGTAVIYSFPVPETVNAGLHPATVTLRLPSGSEVTEKAFWAVPESSLTSTVAKTAYSAGNTITVVIANTGGIDTPVDYQASLYDAKATLIAEKSATEIAVAGSSIPLGLPIPVGAVDGTYTLNVQFKDGKTTVEKIVPYALSIAGIKASLQMQTDKEVYLATENITGLGAITNTGTPLQGGNVHLQVVTGPGSYKQKTWITQADFQTGVRNGVDTYGVNDWIIPDDDFDDDRIDTGKWVEDNYGTSKQQESTGVLIQSAGPGAGYASLVGNASSQLQGDFDVQVDFSLVNPSSGEFWALLRIEAANREFRVERKISYGQNVYSADYWNGSSWNHSPNLSTTDSSGKLRITRNGTTAIAYCWENGAWKQLWSTNIWDGPLNVRLWTTNNGYNNPVETHWDNFKISSGRIMTVNQTVDSARLLPLNDNFDDGVLNEDRWRSAGVYLPTEANGLMHQKSDGNGATSVFLKASLPGDFAAIEKYKNAKFTVVRSHPEGDIGHYLTAKTGPSSGFWLYETNIYPSKLPQLQANSYINSNWWASSVPPSNWVSGYFKLRRTGTSAYAEYWDGAMWSTYHLKSGMETGPATIRILTTNADTLLDESASVDVDAFYTENGVYASAGVVTLKQDSGAANTSWGKINFNTTQPTGTSIKFRTRTADTEAGLTTAIWSDYITASGSPITNPAARWIEVEATLATTDTNVTPLLNDLTVTYLADPGEVLWQTDVPVDLAPVAVADLNKTIGTLGVLGKLYFQGTLTSSTGQAVASAEYPFYIEQGNFQLLLSPDKKIYKPGETVTISGEVRNITSLAAALALQVKDNQGATLYTDTFDIAANGSRPFSFTTTAGSDGIYTLKGAVTQNSVIIADITEQYEASSPMVTAALTAPDSAGADPFQVSLVLTNSGKIEAVIAVAKSFDTTAETITIPAGETRSVQYTQQIAADTTYTFTITGDLSRTLTKTVAYTAPPIAASVTGKIVTDKIAYNPNDQANLTGTLTANTYMENLSLLVTITNSQGQALYTDTTSIPQLNQGQTTTINKYWNVGANPAATYLVTMQILNNTGTVITKSTCNLVIGSITKPTALLKGQVTLDKQSILTGEPVAVSYTVTNIGNTDLVNIPLSVQTINISDQTTYNPIPDTASLAMGQIHSGTGQIDTQNYGAKDYLVILRATIDGVEETLAGTYFRVEGAPSAPALVSPISGADVETLTPQLTVSNAADPNDDRLTYQFEVYTDSGLTNLAASGQAPETANMTIWTPAALIENQTYYWRSRAFDGKLYGPWMPAVSFRVNTINDPPTAPTVSAPADGTAVALSSPTLTINNSSDPDSTSLTYNFAVALDPEFTNIIASTPGVASGEATTSWTVPVTLQENGWYHWRAQADDWQMEGPWSQTVRFQVNTANDAPTTPVITAPLNGSTVAALTTHVVVTNSTDPDSSVITYFFEADTVPTFDSPNIVRSGSIPQGEGSTTWNLSGLSDNTRYYLRAKASDGAAESTWSETISFFANTVNDPPTTPTPANPSDGAGVNQYSPTLSVHNAADLDHDPLTYEFEVYADAALTSLVSRAAGVIETAAVTSWTVPVTLTENQTYYWRARAFDGYLTSDKWTQAMSFMVNTANDAPGAPKPALPAEGSSVSTPTPTLTIANAADPDSSIQGYDFEIYAGPTLAATVTGIPQDASGMTSVTLNTPLTDNTAYQWRARAFDGALYGAWSHMASFTVHLPVTSIGATIDFDPDTLNPKSNGTWVTVRIELPEGYNPSDIDIASIRLEGAISAELRPYAVGDCDKDGIKDLMVKFRRSEVINLLPSGDRVPVHVTGKVGSVVFEGVDLIRVMQ